ATACCGATTTTGAATCCCGACCGCTCGAAGACGGGGAAGCCGTAGTAGTGTCCTGCAGGTACGTCGACGCTGAAGACGGGGAAATTCGACGGATCGAACCGGTCAGGCGCTTGGGGCTGGAACCACCCCATGATGCGACGCTCTGGCGTCAGGAAGTCCGACAGAAATTCGAGGTGCTTTCCTGCCCACGCTCCGGCCGCGACCACCAGCGAATCGGCAGTATACTCGTCGCGATCGGTCCGGACGGTCACGTCGTTTTCGCCGATATCGACCTCGCGGACGGCTTCTCGTGCGCGGACGGTGGCGCCGTGAGAGAACGCCTGCTCGACGTGCGTCGAGATAGCCCGTTCGCAGGCCAGATACCCACCATCAGGTTGAAACACTCCTCGGTGACCATCGGGAAGCTCGTATCCGGGAAACCGCTCGTTGAGTTCGGTCCCGCTCAGCACCTCGTACGGAACGTCGTGCGCCTCACACGAGTCGACCGCGCCGGCGACGACTTCGGAACCTTCGGGCCCGGCATGGATCGAGCCGGTAGTCGTCAACAGGTCCGCTCCCGACTCGGCTTCTAACCGCCTCCAGAGCGTACGTGCACGTTCCGCCAGCGGGACGTAGTCGGGATGTTCCGGTTGCGTCAGTCGAAAGATCCGCGTATCACCGTGAGACGAACCCCTCCGATGCGGAATGTCGTACCGTTCTATCCCGAGGACGTCTTGTCCCCGTTTAGCCAACTGATAGACGGCCGCGCTCCCCATACCTCCGACACCGATTACTATCGTGTCGTAAGACGTGTCTGGCATCGAACGTGTATCGGCAGATGGTTTGATAACAGTTAGCAAGCGTACAACATTTGCTGGAGCTACCTCCTGCGGAGAGGGATAGCCGGCGCAGTACGTACGACGACAGCAGCAAGAGCTATATCACGAACGACAGAAAGCCCGCCCATGCCAACGTTTAGCGAGGACGCACTCGGCGGAGAGTCAGTCGTCGTCACGG
This is a stretch of genomic DNA from Halogeometricum rufum. It encodes these proteins:
- the solA gene encoding N-methyl-L-tryptophan oxidase — protein: MPDTSYDTIVIGVGGMGSAAVYQLAKRGQDVLGIERYDIPHRRGSSHGDTRIFRLTQPEHPDYVPLAERARTLWRRLEAESGADLLTTTGSIHAGPEGSEVVAGAVDSCEAHDVPYEVLSGTELNERFPGYELPDGHRGVFQPDGGYLACERAISTHVEQAFSHGATVRAREAVREVDIGENDVTVRTDRDEYTADSLVVAAGAWAGKHLEFLSDFLTPERRIMGWFQPQAPDRFDPSNFPVFSVDVPAGHYYGFPVFERSGFKIGMTPESPAPIDPDEWDDEPTVDDERDLRRLLDDNFPDAAGETLRLTTCIITSSEDGHFYLDTHPDYGHVSIAAGFTGHGYKFCSVVGEVLADFATDGATDNPIDVHRFEERI